From the genome of Verrucomicrobiia bacterium:
TTACGCCGTGGGATCGGGCTTGCTCAACACAAGGGTGAGCCTGTGGTCCGGATAACTGATGTTGCGGATCCGGAGCATCTCCCGGAAAAGGTCCTTGACCCCTTCGTCGCCGGTGATGGGCTTGGCCTGGCGTGTCTCCTCGTTGATGAAGAGCGGGGCTTCTGCGTCAGTGCCTTCGGGCACAAAGACATAGAGCACTTCTTTGCCGCACGGGACCGGCCGAATGAGGGAGGCTTCGATGAGGGTGACGATGATCCGGTAGACGCTTACCACGTCGATCTTGCCGCCTGTGTTGATGATCCACTCGTGCAGCCCGTAGGCAGACATGAGCTTGCCGGTGTTGGCGGCGAATGCCCGTGCCACCATGGTGCGGGGCATGGTAATGCGGTAGCCGAGGGCTCGGAGGGCCTTCATGAAGTAGTCGTCAGGACTTTCTTTGGGGGGTTGTTTAGCCATTTGTTCTCCAAGGGACGTACCATTTCTGGTGCGGGAAGAATATAGCCTCAATAAGCTACTGTGTCAATGATAAGAGGCTCTGGAAAAAAGCTTCTAGCTCCTCACGAGCGTGACTACTTGAGCGTTGATGGACAGCCCAACCCGTGGCGCATGCCAGGCGTGGCCGTGCCAGGTGGCACTCACTTTCCAACCAGGAGGAATATTGGCGGGGTCATCAAAAAGGCCTGAGTGGTTGTGGAGCGGGAGTGCGACACCAAATTCCTTTTGCGCCTGGACTTTGTACTCCTGGGTAATTTCGTCGAATGACAAAACCATGCCTGACTTGCACATCTCAGCCAGGTGCCAAATGAGCGGGAGTGGCTCTTCAACATAGTAGAGGCTGCTAAGGGCAACGCCCCAATCAAATTGCTCACCCCGCTGGTGGAGCTCCGGGATGACATCCTCAATCCGTCCCCAGTACCCTTTTTTGTACTTACCCTTAAGCACCGCTTCCACGAGCATGGAGCGGGCGGTGTCTATGCCGGTATAGGAGAACCCGGTTGGGAGGGCCTTGGCTACGGTTCCAGGGCCACAGCCTAAGTCTAAAATATGACCGCCCTTCACGTGGTGTGAGGCAAAAGATTCCTGCAAAGGCTTAACCAGGCCGTAGTTGACCTCCGGTGACGCCAGGAGCTCTGCATACTCCTCGGCGTCATCATAAAAGTGC
Proteins encoded in this window:
- a CDS encoding transcriptional repressor produces the protein MAKQPPKESPDDYFMKALRALGYRITMPRTMVARAFAANTGKLMSAYGLHEWIINTGGKIDVVSVYRIIVTLIEASLIRPVPCGKEVLYVFVPEGTDAEAPLFINEETRQAKPITGDEGVKDLFREMLRIRNISYPDHRLTLVLSKPDPTA
- a CDS encoding methyltransferase domain-containing protein — translated: MVLAIEVIEPERHEDAEESEKVAHFYDDAEEYAELLASPEVNYGLVKPLQESFASHHVKGGHILDLGCGPGTVAKALPTGFSYTGIDTARSMLVEAVLKGKYKKGYWGRIEDVIPELHQRGEQFDWGVALSSLYYVEEPLPLIWHLAEMCKSGMVLSFDEITQEYKVQAQKEFGVALPLHNHSGLFDDPANIPPGWKVSATWHGHAWHAPRVGLSINAQVVTLVRS